A stretch of Anaeromyxobacter dehalogenans 2CP-1 DNA encodes these proteins:
- a CDS encoding response regulator transcription factor, whose product MEDHRETAQPKVLLVEDDDDLRVAMAGCLAGAGFDVTLVATGADAVRAALRDHPQVMVIDVMLPDSGGLGVAEALHRYPELEQVPVLFTTGLAAPAVKALLAPAPVLFKPFGRRQLVSAVRSAVQRRPPASQAPAAAP is encoded by the coding sequence ATGGAAGACCACCGTGAAACCGCGCAGCCGAAGGTGCTGCTGGTCGAGGACGACGACGACCTGCGCGTCGCCATGGCGGGCTGCCTCGCGGGCGCGGGCTTCGACGTGACGCTGGTCGCGACGGGGGCGGACGCGGTGCGCGCGGCGCTGCGCGATCACCCGCAGGTCATGGTCATCGACGTGATGCTGCCGGACTCGGGCGGGCTCGGGGTCGCGGAGGCGCTGCACCGCTACCCGGAGCTGGAGCAGGTGCCGGTGCTGTTCACCACCGGCCTCGCCGCCCCGGCGGTGAAGGCGCTGCTCGCGCCGGCGCCGGTGCTGTTCAAGCCGTTCGGCCGGCGCCAGCTCGTGAGCGCGGTGCGGAGCGCGGTGCAGCGGCGGCCGCCGGCTTCCCAGGCGCCGGCGGCCGCGCCCTGA
- a CDS encoding penicillin acylase family protein has product MRAALVAASLAVLAGLTSCSSSSTPTASAASAARGGTAPGRLPGLHGAATITRDGAGIAHLRAADEHDLFLLQGWVHAQDRLFQMDVTRRRAAGRLAELLGPGALPGDVQLRTFGLARAAARSLPLLSTRAVAALEAYADGVNAWAETHPLPPEYAALELTTFEPWTVQDSLLAAKLIAFGLSFDVDDVERTVALATYQQAGAALGFDGAALFFEDLWRSAPFDSASTVPDALAPSPAAAATARAAAPSTERLHPRAVALAAEFLGRVKGDAFLSRLTDREERDGSNQWVIAGAYTAGGSPMLASDPHLALGAPSTFYPVHLQAGPFDVIGNSFAGVPSVVVGHNRHLAWGATVDPFDVTDVFQEQVVPDPTSPSGLATVYQGALEPVIPYPEAYLANVIGDAAMNDLVPVPPGNGIPAATLVVPRRNQGPIIQLDPTTGVALSVQYTGFSGTRELDAFLGYDLATGIDDFVTAMRHFDVGSQNFCYADDAGNIAYFTHSAVPVREDLQQGTVDGLPPFFIRDGTGGNEWLPVQHPQPLQVLPYEVVPLEELPHVVNPPAGFAVNANNDPAGLTLENAPLTKLRPGGGIYYLAPGFDAGFRAGRITRRVKDVLAAGKMTFEQMQSIQADVTLLDAEVLVPYLTAALEHARREGAPAPLAALGADAAVADAVARLAAWDGSTPTGIPEGWDSDDPPGKLSPPPQAEVDASVAATIYSTWRGQAIRNVIDSKLGTMPLPPSQQAMTALRNLLDRFDAQQGVGASGIDFFAVPGLEASPADRRDLVLLKSLADALALLSGPDFAAAFGGSTNPEDWRWGKLHRIVFAHPMGGPFSVPTAFGAFPAPLPGLPGIPTDGGFGVVDASSHGARAASANAFMFSSGPSNRLVVELSRGAVKRAESAWPGGASGVPGEWNDLNLLPLWLSNDTVPLFTRASDLGKDTHDVVQLVP; this is encoded by the coding sequence ATGCGCGCCGCCCTCGTCGCCGCCTCGCTCGCCGTCCTCGCAGGGCTCACGTCCTGCTCCTCGTCCTCCACACCGACCGCGTCGGCCGCCTCCGCCGCCCGCGGCGGCACCGCGCCGGGGCGGCTGCCCGGGCTGCACGGCGCCGCGACGATCACGCGCGACGGCGCCGGCATCGCGCACCTGCGCGCCGCCGACGAGCACGACCTGTTCCTGCTGCAGGGCTGGGTGCACGCGCAGGATCGCCTCTTCCAGATGGACGTCACCCGCCGCCGCGCCGCCGGCCGGCTCGCCGAGCTGCTCGGGCCCGGCGCGCTCCCCGGCGACGTGCAGCTCCGCACGTTCGGCCTGGCGCGGGCCGCGGCGCGCAGCCTGCCGCTCCTCTCGACGCGCGCCGTGGCCGCGCTGGAGGCGTACGCGGACGGCGTGAACGCCTGGGCGGAGACGCACCCCTTGCCGCCCGAGTACGCCGCGCTCGAGCTCACCACCTTCGAGCCCTGGACCGTGCAGGACTCGCTGCTCGCCGCCAAGCTCATCGCGTTCGGCCTCTCGTTCGACGTGGACGACGTCGAGCGGACCGTGGCGCTCGCGACCTACCAGCAGGCCGGGGCCGCCCTGGGCTTCGACGGCGCGGCGCTGTTCTTCGAGGACCTGTGGCGCTCGGCGCCGTTCGACTCCGCCTCCACCGTGCCGGACGCGCTCGCGCCCTCGCCCGCCGCCGCGGCGACGGCCCGGGCCGCCGCGCCGAGCACGGAACGGCTGCACCCGCGCGCCGTCGCGCTCGCGGCCGAGTTCCTCGGCCGGGTGAAGGGCGACGCGTTCCTGAGCCGGCTCACCGATCGCGAGGAGCGCGACGGCTCCAACCAGTGGGTGATCGCGGGCGCGTACACCGCCGGCGGCAGCCCCATGCTCGCGAGCGACCCGCACCTCGCGCTCGGCGCGCCGTCCACCTTCTATCCGGTGCACCTGCAGGCCGGTCCGTTCGACGTCATCGGCAACAGCTTCGCCGGCGTGCCGTCGGTGGTGGTCGGGCACAACCGCCACCTGGCCTGGGGCGCGACCGTGGACCCGTTCGACGTGACCGACGTCTTCCAGGAGCAGGTGGTGCCCGATCCGACGTCGCCGAGCGGGCTCGCCACCGTGTACCAGGGCGCGCTCGAGCCGGTGATCCCGTACCCCGAGGCGTACCTCGCGAACGTGATCGGCGATGCGGCGATGAACGACCTCGTCCCGGTGCCGCCCGGCAACGGCATCCCCGCCGCCACGCTGGTGGTGCCGCGGCGCAACCAGGGCCCCATCATCCAGCTCGACCCGACCACCGGCGTGGCGCTCTCGGTCCAGTACACCGGCTTCTCCGGCACGCGCGAGCTGGACGCGTTCCTCGGCTACGACCTGGCGACCGGGATCGACGACTTCGTCACCGCCATGCGCCACTTCGACGTCGGGTCGCAGAACTTCTGCTACGCCGACGACGCCGGCAACATCGCCTACTTCACCCACTCCGCCGTGCCGGTGCGCGAGGACCTGCAGCAGGGGACCGTGGACGGCCTGCCGCCGTTCTTCATCCGCGACGGCACCGGCGGCAACGAGTGGCTGCCGGTGCAGCACCCGCAGCCGCTCCAGGTGCTGCCGTACGAGGTGGTGCCGCTCGAGGAGCTCCCGCACGTCGTCAACCCGCCCGCCGGCTTCGCCGTCAACGCGAACAACGACCCCGCCGGCCTGACGCTCGAGAACGCGCCGCTCACGAAGCTGCGCCCGGGCGGCGGCATCTACTACCTCGCGCCCGGCTTCGACGCCGGGTTCCGCGCCGGCCGCATCACCCGGCGCGTGAAGGACGTGCTCGCCGCGGGGAAGATGACGTTCGAGCAGATGCAGTCCATCCAGGCCGACGTGACGCTGCTCGACGCGGAGGTGCTGGTGCCGTACCTCACCGCGGCGCTGGAGCACGCGCGGCGCGAGGGCGCGCCGGCGCCGCTCGCGGCGCTGGGCGCCGACGCCGCGGTCGCGGACGCGGTGGCCCGGCTCGCCGCCTGGGACGGCTCGACGCCCACCGGGATCCCGGAGGGCTGGGACTCCGACGATCCGCCCGGGAAGCTCTCGCCGCCCCCGCAGGCCGAGGTGGACGCGAGCGTCGCCGCCACCATCTACTCGACCTGGCGCGGCCAGGCGATCCGCAACGTCATCGACTCGAAGCTCGGCACGATGCCGCTCCCGCCCAGCCAGCAGGCCATGACCGCGCTCCGCAACCTGCTCGACCGCTTCGACGCGCAGCAGGGCGTCGGCGCCTCCGGGATCGACTTCTTCGCGGTACCGGGCCTCGAGGCGAGCCCGGCCGACCGGCGCGATCTCGTGCTCCTGAAGAGCCTCGCCGACGCGCTGGCGCTCCTCTCCGGCCCGGACTTCGCCGCCGCGTTCGGCGGCTCGACCAACCCGGAGGACTGGCGCTGGGGCAAGCTCCACCGGATCGTCTTCGCGCACCCGATGGGCGGGCCGTTCAGCGTGCCGACCGCGTTCGGCGCGTTCCCGGCGCCGCTCCCCGGGCTCCCCGGCATCCCCACCGACGGCGGCTTCGGCGTGGTGGACGCGTCCTCGCACGGCGCGCGCGCCGCGTCCGCGAACGCGTTCATGTTCTCGAGCGGCCCGTCCAACCGGCTGGTGGTCGAGCTCTCGCGCGGCGCGGTGAAGCGGGCCGAGTCGGCGTGGCCCGGCGGCGCGAGCGGGGTCCCGGGCGAGTGGAACGACCTCAACCTGCTGCCGCTCTGGCTCTCCAACGACACCGTCCCGCTCTTCACCCGCGCGTCCGACCTCGGCAAGGACACGCACGACGTGGTGCAGCTCGTGCCGTAG
- a CDS encoding OmpP1/FadL family transporter, with product MTGKRWIVAAALALWASQAGAVNGMRMIGFGPVQSAMGGASVGLPLDSATVITNPAGLSLVDGRVDFGITILDADVRYRAVGAASGQEQTSSRRPTLIPGFGLVVPLGDRLTFGLGGYGIAGLGVDYPQDLLGGRLYTSYSQLRLAPGVSYRVTPELSLGVTANIMYATLEYSAGGGLGLQPRDGAISYGGGFTVGATWRPVGWLTAGVAYESRGWFQDFEYEVPAHTIVVDPATGATANVGPGVEKLELDQPDLLTFGVGLRPVTGLAVAADVQWIRWSQTNGRNQPRLQTDPALTGGMQLDLDWSDQWVLKVGAEYAAASWLKLRAGYDYGKSPLNADRALENLAFPAVLEHHVTAGVGLELGRTSVSVGGTYAPEGKQAGSNLAQGIAAYETTFTAWTLDVGVAHRF from the coding sequence ATGACCGGCAAGAGGTGGATCGTCGCCGCGGCGCTCGCGCTGTGGGCGTCGCAGGCAGGGGCGGTGAACGGCATGCGCATGATCGGCTTCGGGCCGGTGCAGAGCGCGATGGGCGGCGCCTCGGTGGGCCTCCCGCTCGACTCGGCCACCGTGATCACGAACCCGGCGGGCCTGTCGCTGGTGGACGGCCGGGTGGACTTCGGGATCACCATCCTCGACGCGGACGTGCGCTACCGCGCGGTCGGCGCCGCCTCCGGGCAGGAGCAGACCTCCTCGCGCCGCCCCACGCTCATCCCCGGCTTCGGCCTGGTGGTCCCGCTCGGCGACCGGCTCACCTTCGGCCTCGGGGGCTACGGCATCGCCGGCCTCGGCGTGGACTACCCGCAGGACCTGCTGGGCGGCCGCCTGTACACGTCGTACTCCCAGCTCCGGCTCGCGCCCGGCGTGTCGTACCGCGTGACGCCCGAGCTCTCGCTGGGCGTGACCGCCAACATCATGTACGCGACGCTCGAGTACTCCGCCGGCGGCGGGCTCGGGCTGCAGCCGCGCGACGGCGCCATCTCGTACGGCGGCGGGTTCACCGTCGGCGCCACCTGGCGGCCCGTCGGGTGGCTCACCGCCGGCGTCGCTTACGAGAGCCGCGGCTGGTTCCAGGACTTCGAGTACGAGGTCCCGGCGCACACCATCGTGGTGGACCCGGCCACCGGCGCGACCGCGAACGTGGGCCCCGGCGTGGAGAAGCTGGAGCTCGATCAGCCCGACCTCCTGACGTTCGGCGTGGGCCTGCGGCCGGTGACCGGGCTGGCCGTCGCCGCCGACGTGCAGTGGATCCGCTGGTCGCAGACCAACGGCCGCAACCAGCCGCGCCTCCAGACCGACCCGGCGCTCACCGGCGGGATGCAGCTCGACCTCGACTGGTCGGATCAGTGGGTGCTGAAGGTCGGCGCCGAGTACGCCGCGGCGAGCTGGCTGAAGCTCCGCGCCGGCTACGACTACGGCAAGAGCCCGCTCAACGCGGACCGCGCGCTCGAGAACCTGGCGTTCCCGGCGGTGCTCGAGCACCACGTCACGGCGGGCGTGGGCCTCGAGCTCGGCCGCACCTCGGTGAGCGTGGGCGGGACCTACGCGCCCGAGGGCAAGCAGGCCGGGTCGAACCTCGCGCAGGGGATCGCCGCGTACGAGACCACGTTCACCGCGTGGACGCTCGACGTGGGCGTCGCGCACCGGTTCTAG
- a CDS encoding methyl-accepting chemotaxis protein, whose protein sequence is MSTLRNAKIATRLTASFSLYMVIAVFVAVALLYALARVTDRVAAVSAAALDRDVLAQRAALATGDAGGLLAEATAAPDDARRAAPLSHLDRLLDEDAAAARALGAMSLDAEERGLLGQAEAAGARLRDAATRARRSLGQPDDPVRATDLQQVISARADLQGAWQRLAGLETERVREAAAAAQADAAVVRLWIYAGLTLAGTLVILASVTLTRSITVPLRATVVHAERIARGDLREEVEVTGRDEIGQLEQAMQAMTEKLAEVIGEVRGSTDALTSASQQLSATAQNVSQGTGEQAASVEETTSSLEEMSASITQNAENSRQTETMALEGARNAQESGEAVQRSVEAMRTIAEKISIIEEIAYQTNLLALNAAIEAARAGEHGRGFAVVATEVRKLAERAQKSAGEIGALAGSSVEVAERSGALIAELVPAIRKTSDLVQEVAAASREQSTGVRQVTKAMGVVDQVTQRNASAAEELSSTAEEMSSQAEALQQLVAFFRVREAHAPARPRPALAAPRLPPPAPMAAAARAPGAPGRANGKPDGTVEKEFRRF, encoded by the coding sequence ATGTCGACACTTCGCAACGCGAAGATCGCCACGCGCCTCACGGCGAGCTTCAGCCTGTACATGGTCATCGCGGTCTTCGTGGCGGTCGCGCTGCTGTACGCCCTCGCCCGGGTGACCGATCGCGTGGCGGCGGTCTCGGCCGCCGCGCTCGATCGCGACGTCCTCGCCCAGCGCGCCGCGCTCGCCACCGGTGACGCCGGCGGCCTGCTCGCGGAGGCGACCGCGGCCCCCGACGACGCGCGCCGGGCGGCGCCGCTCTCGCACCTCGACCGCCTCCTCGACGAGGACGCGGCCGCGGCGCGCGCGCTCGGGGCGATGTCGCTCGACGCGGAGGAGCGCGGGCTGCTCGGCCAGGCGGAGGCCGCCGGCGCCCGGCTCCGGGACGCGGCGACGCGCGCCCGGCGCTCGCTGGGCCAGCCGGACGACCCGGTGCGCGCGACCGACCTGCAGCAGGTGATCTCGGCGCGCGCGGACCTGCAGGGCGCCTGGCAGCGCCTGGCGGGGCTCGAGACCGAGCGCGTGCGGGAGGCGGCCGCCGCCGCCCAGGCCGACGCGGCCGTGGTGCGGCTCTGGATCTACGCGGGCCTGACGCTCGCCGGCACGCTCGTGATCCTCGCGAGCGTGACGCTCACCCGCAGCATCACCGTCCCGCTGCGCGCGACGGTGGTCCACGCCGAGCGCATCGCGCGCGGCGACCTGCGCGAGGAGGTCGAGGTGACCGGCCGCGACGAGATCGGTCAGCTCGAGCAGGCGATGCAGGCCATGACCGAGAAGCTGGCCGAGGTCATCGGCGAGGTGCGCGGGAGCACCGACGCGCTCACCTCGGCCTCGCAGCAGCTCTCCGCCACGGCGCAGAACGTGTCGCAGGGCACCGGCGAGCAGGCCGCGTCGGTGGAGGAGACCACCTCCTCGCTGGAGGAGATGAGCGCGTCGATCACGCAGAACGCCGAGAACAGCCGGCAGACCGAGACGATGGCCCTGGAGGGCGCCCGCAACGCGCAGGAGAGCGGCGAGGCGGTGCAGCGCAGCGTGGAGGCGATGCGCACCATCGCCGAGAAGATCTCCATCATCGAGGAGATCGCCTACCAGACGAACCTGCTCGCGCTGAACGCGGCCATCGAGGCGGCGCGCGCCGGCGAGCACGGTCGCGGGTTCGCGGTGGTCGCCACCGAGGTCCGCAAGCTGGCGGAGCGGGCGCAGAAGTCCGCCGGGGAGATCGGCGCGCTGGCCGGCTCGTCGGTGGAGGTCGCCGAGCGCTCCGGCGCGCTCATCGCCGAGCTGGTGCCGGCCATCCGCAAGACCTCCGACCTGGTGCAGGAGGTGGCGGCGGCCTCGCGCGAGCAGTCCACCGGCGTCCGCCAGGTCACGAAGGCGATGGGCGTGGTGGACCAGGTCACGCAGCGGAACGCCTCCGCCGCCGAGGAGCTGTCGTCCACCGCCGAGGAGATGTCCTCGCAGGCCGAGGCGCTCCAGCAGCTGGTGGCGTTCTTCCGGGTGCGCGAGGCCCACGCCCCGGCCCGCCCGCGCCCGGCCCTGGCCGCGCCGCGGCTGCCGCCGCCCGCGCCGATGGCCGCCGCCGCGCGGGCCCCGGGTGCGCCGGGCCGGGCGAACGGCAAGCCGGATGGGACGGTGGAGAAGGAGTTCAGGCGCTTCTGA
- a CDS encoding 4'-phosphopantetheinyl transferase superfamily protein has product MTAAAGDGAPVIAFRPVAGAEAALAGLPAAERALLPPAATARRRFEFAAGRAAARAAVDRLLRAPGACAAVLRDAGAGTAQPVALDARGARLPAYVSITHTEGVAAAAAFGAPVGLDLVRVEALDGAFRREAFWPEELRAFERALGEPRAGFAACAAFGAKEAVVKWLGTGLTVPLRAVRLSIGPPAPPERLGGLRARRFALALEGPVRAALRAWIGAAGPYLLVAVTSDAPVDPLRSA; this is encoded by the coding sequence ATGACCGCGGCCGCGGGGGACGGCGCGCCGGTGATCGCCTTCCGCCCGGTGGCCGGGGCGGAGGCGGCGCTGGCGGGGCTCCCCGCGGCGGAGCGCGCACTGCTCCCGCCGGCGGCCACCGCGCGGCGCCGGTTCGAGTTCGCGGCCGGGCGCGCCGCGGCGCGGGCCGCCGTGGACCGGCTGCTGCGGGCGCCGGGCGCGTGCGCGGCGGTGCTGCGCGACGCCGGGGCCGGGACGGCGCAGCCGGTGGCGCTCGACGCCCGCGGCGCGCGCCTCCCGGCGTACGTCTCGATCACGCACACCGAGGGCGTGGCGGCCGCGGCGGCGTTCGGCGCGCCGGTGGGGCTCGACCTGGTGCGGGTGGAGGCGCTCGACGGCGCGTTCCGCCGCGAGGCGTTCTGGCCGGAGGAGCTGCGCGCGTTCGAGCGGGCGCTGGGCGAGCCGCGCGCCGGCTTCGCCGCGTGCGCCGCGTTCGGCGCGAAGGAGGCGGTGGTGAAGTGGCTCGGGACCGGGCTCACCGTCCCGCTGCGCGCGGTGCGCCTCTCCATCGGCCCGCCCGCGCCGCCGGAGCGGCTGGGCGGGCTGCGCGCGCGCCGGTTCGCGCTGGCGCTGGAGGGCCCGGTCCGCGCCGCGCTCCGGGCGTGGATCGGGGCGGCCGGGCCCTACCTGCTGGTGGCGGTGACCTCGGACGCGCCCGTCGATCCGCTCAGAAGCGCCTGA